The following proteins come from a genomic window of Bifidobacteriaceae bacterium:
- a CDS encoding DUF4143 domain-containing protein: RLFGPKGVGKTATARRRARSVLSLDVAENRQRHRADPELITRLPPPVLIDEWQREPDCWDVVRRHVDNGAAKGRYLLAGSATVPEGTQIHSGAGRIVGFHMRPMSLPERAVAETTVSLSGLLAGGAVIEGSTAVRLAHYVEELTASGLPGIRPQPPRMRRLLLDSYLDQALSKELPEQGRAVRRPEALRAWLSAYAAATATTASYERILAAATPGEGDKPSRGAVTRYRDILSELYLLDPLPAWLPGRNRLKRLGQAPKHYLADPALAARLLRVSPDALLAGNAETPRIAGADASLLGALFEHLAALSVRVHAAGSEARVYHLRTERGEHEVDLIVETDDARVVAFEVKLAQTVEDRDVRHLRWLSEQLGGNLVDAAVLTTGTHAYRRRDGIAVVPLALLGP; encoded by the coding sequence GCGGTTGTTCGGGCCAAAAGGGGTCGGCAAGACCGCCACCGCGCGCAGACGGGCCCGCTCCGTCTTGTCTCTTGACGTCGCGGAGAACAGGCAGCGCCACCGGGCAGACCCAGAGTTGATCACACGTCTGCCGCCGCCAGTGTTGATAGACGAATGGCAACGTGAACCCGATTGCTGGGACGTGGTACGGCGACATGTCGACAACGGGGCTGCCAAAGGCCGGTACCTTCTCGCGGGCAGCGCCACAGTGCCGGAAGGAACGCAGATTCATTCCGGGGCCGGGAGAATCGTCGGTTTCCACATGCGCCCCATGAGCCTCCCGGAGCGGGCCGTCGCGGAGACCACGGTTTCCCTGAGCGGGCTGCTAGCCGGCGGAGCCGTCATCGAGGGCAGCACAGCTGTCCGACTGGCCCACTACGTCGAAGAGTTGACCGCCTCCGGGCTGCCCGGCATACGCCCTCAACCGCCCCGAATGCGGCGGCTGCTTCTCGATTCCTACCTGGACCAAGCCCTGTCGAAGGAACTCCCGGAGCAAGGGCGCGCGGTGCGGCGCCCGGAGGCGTTGCGAGCGTGGCTCAGCGCCTACGCGGCGGCCACGGCCACAACGGCCAGCTATGAGCGCATTCTTGCGGCCGCGACGCCCGGCGAAGGCGATAAGCCGTCCAGGGGCGCTGTAACCCGGTACCGCGACATCCTCTCGGAGCTCTATCTGCTTGACCCGCTGCCCGCTTGGCTCCCCGGCCGGAACCGCCTCAAACGGCTAGGCCAGGCCCCCAAGCACTATCTGGCGGATCCGGCCCTAGCCGCCCGACTGCTCCGCGTGAGCCCCGACGCCCTCCTGGCCGGAAACGCGGAAACCCCCCGCATCGCGGGGGCGGACGCTTCGCTCTTGGGGGCACTGTTCGAGCATCTGGCGGCTCTTAGCGTCAGAGTGCACGCCGCCGGCTCCGAGGCCCGCGTCTACCACCTGCGCACGGAGCGGGGGGAGCACGAGGTCGATCTCATTGTTGAGACAGACGACGCCCGAGTGGTGGCCTTCGAGGTCAAGCTCGCCCAGACCGTGGAGGACCGGGATGTTCGCCACTTGCGTTGGCTGTCAGAGCAGCTTGGCGGCAATCTGGTTGACGCCGCGGTCCTCACCACCGGAACCCACGCCTATCGACGGAGAGACGGGATAGCCGTTGTGCCCTTGGCGTTGTTGGGCCCCTGA
- the rsmA gene encoding 16S rRNA (adenine(1518)-N(6)/adenine(1519)-N(6))-dimethyltransferase RsmA has product MLTPTDVRELVAELGVRPAKALGQNFVVDPSQVRRIVAAAQLAPGERVAEIGPGLGSLTLALLEAGASVTAVEIDPVLAVALPATVGRRTEAGQTALAERLTVLNADALHIADLGTPEPTALVANLPYNVATKVLLRFMERFPSIRRALVMVQAEVADRLVAPPGSRTYGIPSVKAAWWASARLAGRVPRSAFFPVPRVDSALVYLERCPVPAGAPPRAQVFAVVDAAFAARRKTLRAALAGLAGGPARAEAALRAAEIDPSARGETLAVTDFARLAVALANLDADGAGDRATASAGALGAAGGRQTPRRGRGDT; this is encoded by the coding sequence TTGTTGACCCCGACTGACGTGCGCGAGTTGGTCGCAGAGTTGGGGGTGCGCCCCGCCAAGGCCCTTGGGCAGAACTTCGTGGTCGATCCGTCGCAGGTCCGGCGGATTGTCGCCGCCGCCCAACTCGCTCCCGGCGAACGGGTGGCGGAGATCGGGCCCGGCCTTGGATCCTTGACGCTCGCCCTGCTTGAGGCGGGCGCGTCCGTCACAGCGGTGGAGATCGACCCGGTGCTGGCCGTCGCCCTGCCGGCCACCGTCGGCCGGAGAACGGAAGCCGGCCAGACCGCGCTGGCGGAGCGGTTGACCGTCCTGAACGCCGACGCGCTCCACATTGCCGACCTGGGGACGCCGGAGCCAACCGCGCTGGTCGCCAATCTGCCCTACAACGTCGCCACGAAGGTGTTGCTGCGCTTCATGGAGCGGTTCCCCTCCATCCGGCGCGCGCTCGTCATGGTCCAGGCCGAGGTGGCGGACCGCCTGGTGGCGCCGCCCGGGTCCCGCACCTACGGGATTCCCAGCGTCAAAGCCGCCTGGTGGGCGTCGGCGCGCCTGGCCGGCCGCGTGCCCCGCAGCGCGTTCTTCCCCGTGCCCAGGGTGGATTCCGCCTTGGTCTACCTTGAACGGTGCCCGGTCCCCGCCGGCGCCCCGCCCCGCGCCCAGGTCTTCGCGGTGGTCGATGCCGCCTTCGCCGCCCGCCGCAAAACCCTCCGCGCCGCTTTGGCCGGTTTGGCAGGCGGCCCCGCGCGGGCGGAGGCGGCCCTGCGGGCCGCCGAGATCGACCCGTCAGCCCGCGGCGAAACCCTGGCGGTGACAGACTTCGCGCGGCTGGCGGTGGCCCTGGCCAACTTGGACGCGGACGGGGCCGGGGACCGCGCGACGGCATCGGCGGGAGCCCTGGGGGCAGCGGGCGGGCGCCAGACGCCGAGGCGGGGTCGCGGTGACACCTGA
- a CDS encoding ubiquitin-like domain-containing protein, giving the protein MAAAGIAGFAQAHKTVTVTVDGASREVTTFAGSVKGVLAQEHIAYTDMDLVAPGPDAAVPRSGEIVVRTARPMELTIDGERRTIWTTAATVEEALADLGVRSEEARLSVSRRASIERLVGVVNVSTPKALSVAVDGAVMNLYSNAGTVRELLGEMGVILAEDDQVSPALDEVPQDGQQILIERAVATSGTDMVAIPFETIEKEDPTLPKGVKKVQTPGVAGQQAITYAAKVAGGKELSREVLLSTVISRPVNQVVLIGTKQVAVAPPVRIDVDPGSAQGIAKQMMADSYGWGDDQFACLVSLWQRESGWRVDAANRSSGAYGIPQALPGSKMATAGADWQTNPATQIKWGLGYISGRYATPCGAWGAFQSKGWY; this is encoded by the coding sequence ATGGCCGCCGCCGGCATAGCCGGCTTCGCCCAGGCGCACAAGACCGTCACGGTGACCGTCGACGGCGCGAGCCGCGAGGTCACCACCTTCGCCGGCTCTGTCAAGGGCGTTTTGGCGCAGGAGCACATCGCGTACACCGACATGGACCTTGTGGCGCCCGGACCCGACGCGGCGGTGCCGCGCTCCGGGGAGATCGTAGTCCGCACCGCCCGGCCCATGGAATTGACGATCGACGGCGAGCGCCGGACCATCTGGACCACGGCCGCCACCGTTGAGGAAGCCTTGGCCGACCTGGGAGTCCGCTCCGAGGAGGCGCGGCTGTCCGTCTCCCGGCGCGCGTCGATCGAACGCTTGGTCGGGGTGGTCAACGTCTCGACCCCGAAGGCGCTGTCCGTGGCGGTTGACGGCGCGGTCATGAACCTTTACTCGAACGCCGGCACGGTCCGCGAGCTCTTGGGCGAGATGGGCGTGATCCTGGCCGAAGACGACCAGGTCTCGCCGGCCCTTGACGAGGTCCCGCAGGACGGCCAGCAGATCCTGATTGAACGCGCGGTGGCGACCAGCGGCACCGACATGGTGGCCATCCCGTTCGAGACCATCGAAAAGGAAGACCCGACCCTGCCGAAAGGCGTGAAGAAGGTTCAAACGCCTGGAGTGGCGGGCCAACAGGCCATCACCTACGCGGCCAAAGTGGCGGGCGGCAAAGAGTTGTCCCGCGAGGTGCTGCTCTCGACCGTGATCTCGCGGCCGGTCAACCAAGTCGTGCTGATAGGGACCAAACAAGTCGCCGTGGCGCCACCCGTCAGGATTGACGTCGACCCGGGCAGCGCGCAGGGGATCGCCAAGCAAATGATGGCCGATTCCTACGGCTGGGGAGACGACCAGTTCGCGTGCCTCGTGTCCCTCTGGCAGCGCGAGTCCGGTTGGCGCGTGGACGCCGCCAACCGTTCCTCCGGCGCTTACGGCATCCCGCAGGCCCTGCCGGGCTCCAAGATGGCGACGGCTGGCGCCGACTGGCAAACCAACCCCGCCACCCAAATCAAGTGGGGCCTCGGCTACATCTCCGGCCGCTACGCCACGCCGTGCGGCGCGTGGGGCGCGTTCCAATCCAAGGGCTGGTACTGA
- a CDS encoding TatD family hydrolase: protein MAQDRSYPPAPAPLPAPVTDNHTHIEPFQHFPAAPLTLGQQVAAAAQVGVSRIVQCGCDLEAARWTANVAVGEPAVIGAIAIHPNEAARLAEAGAYEGAFAEIAELARSTSRIRAVGETGLDYFRTGPAGRPAQLAAFRDHIQLAKELGLALQIHDRDAHADVIATLNDVGAPERTVFHCFSGDRAMAALVAAQGWYCSFGGPVTFKSAGELRAAVSELPPELVLVETDAPYLTPDPFRGRPNAPYMIPLTMAVLAEQMGLELERACHQIQENTTRAYGDW from the coding sequence ATGGCCCAGGACCGCTCCTACCCGCCCGCGCCCGCGCCGCTGCCGGCGCCGGTGACGGACAACCACACCCACATCGAGCCGTTTCAGCATTTCCCGGCGGCGCCTTTGACGCTGGGCCAACAGGTCGCGGCGGCGGCCCAGGTCGGCGTGTCCCGGATTGTCCAATGCGGCTGCGACCTTGAAGCGGCCCGTTGGACCGCCAATGTGGCGGTGGGGGAGCCCGCGGTGATCGGCGCGATCGCCATCCACCCGAACGAAGCCGCCCGGCTGGCGGAAGCCGGGGCCTATGAGGGGGCTTTCGCTGAAATCGCCGAACTCGCCCGTTCCACCTCCCGGATCCGGGCCGTAGGCGAAACCGGGCTGGACTATTTCCGCACCGGGCCGGCCGGGCGTCCGGCCCAATTGGCCGCTTTCCGCGATCACATCCAGCTCGCCAAAGAATTGGGCCTGGCGTTGCAGATTCACGACCGGGACGCGCACGCGGACGTGATCGCGACCTTGAATGATGTCGGCGCCCCGGAACGCACGGTGTTCCATTGCTTCTCCGGCGACCGGGCAATGGCGGCGCTGGTGGCCGCCCAGGGTTGGTATTGCTCGTTCGGCGGACCGGTCACCTTCAAATCGGCCGGCGAATTGCGTGCCGCTGTGAGCGAACTGCCGCCGGAATTGGTGCTGGTTGAAACGGACGCCCCTTATCTCACGCCGGACCCGTTCCGGGGGCGCCCGAACGCCCCGTACATGATCCCTCTGACCATGGCTGTCTTGGCCGAACAAATGGGCTTGGAGCTGGAACGCGCATGCCACCAGATTCAGGAAAACACCACTCGCGCGTACGGCGATTGGTGA
- the metG gene encoding methionine--tRNA ligase translates to MNRVLSAVAWPYANGPRHIGHVAGFGVPSDVFSRYMRMAGNDVLMVSGTDEHGTPILVQAEEEGISAQALADRYNRVIVEDLQRLGLAYDLFTRTTTRNHYAVVQEMFRTVHKNGYMVEKTTMGAISPSTGRTLPDRFIEGTCPICGFDGARGDQCDNCGNQLDPIDLVNPRSRINGETPKFVQSNHFFLDLPSLVESLAAWLETRADWRPNVLKFSFNLLEDVRPRAMTRDIDWGIPVPLPGWEDNPNKRIYVWFDAVVGYLSASIEWARRLALKTGQAADADRWRQWWNSPEARSYYFMGKDNITFHSQIWPAELLGYNGEGSRGGEPGRYGELNLPTEVVSSEFLNIGGEQFSSSRGRVILVRDMLSRYQPDALRYFIAVAGPESQDAEFTWEEFVRRTNSELVAGWGNLVNRTVNLIHKNLGSIPPAPTAPAPEDQAVLRATELAFGEVGRLIRSHRQKAAITQAMKTVGEVNKYLADTAPWKLAKGDDADRARMAEVLHVAAQCVSDCNTMLAPFLPHSAQDVDAALGYNRPFGDKPSIEDVSDLDDPSRSYPIITGDYGRESGRPAPAWRRQPLPQGQAVPPAQPIFVKLDPGVVAVENARLAGLDESAEPGDQAG, encoded by the coding sequence ATGAATCGCGTTTTGTCCGCAGTGGCTTGGCCCTACGCCAACGGACCTAGGCACATCGGCCACGTGGCCGGCTTCGGCGTCCCCTCCGACGTGTTCTCCCGCTACATGCGGATGGCCGGCAACGACGTGCTGATGGTGTCCGGCACCGACGAGCACGGCACGCCCATCCTGGTCCAAGCGGAGGAGGAGGGCATCAGCGCGCAGGCGCTGGCCGACCGCTACAACCGGGTCATAGTCGAGGACCTGCAGCGGCTGGGCCTGGCCTACGACTTGTTCACGCGCACCACCACCCGGAACCACTACGCCGTGGTGCAGGAGATGTTCCGCACGGTCCACAAGAACGGCTACATGGTGGAAAAGACCACCATGGGCGCGATCTCGCCTTCCACTGGGCGCACGTTGCCGGACCGGTTCATCGAGGGCACATGCCCCATCTGCGGGTTCGACGGGGCTCGCGGCGACCAATGCGACAACTGCGGCAACCAGCTAGACCCGATCGACTTGGTCAACCCGCGCTCGCGGATAAACGGCGAGACGCCCAAATTCGTGCAGTCGAACCATTTCTTCTTGGATTTGCCGTCCCTGGTCGAATCCCTGGCGGCCTGGCTGGAGACCCGCGCGGATTGGCGCCCGAACGTGCTGAAGTTCTCCTTCAACCTGTTGGAGGACGTGCGCCCACGGGCCATGACGCGGGACATCGACTGGGGCATCCCGGTGCCGCTGCCGGGGTGGGAGGACAACCCGAACAAGCGCATCTACGTTTGGTTTGACGCAGTGGTCGGCTATTTGTCCGCCTCGATCGAGTGGGCCCGTCGGCTGGCTTTGAAGACGGGCCAAGCCGCCGATGCCGACCGGTGGCGCCAGTGGTGGAACTCGCCCGAGGCCCGCTCCTATTACTTTATGGGCAAGGACAACATCACTTTCCACTCGCAAATCTGGCCGGCCGAATTGCTGGGCTACAACGGCGAGGGCTCGCGCGGCGGCGAGCCGGGCCGTTACGGCGAATTGAATCTCCCCACCGAGGTGGTGTCCTCGGAGTTCTTGAACATTGGCGGCGAGCAGTTCTCGTCCTCGCGCGGCCGGGTGATTCTGGTGCGGGACATGCTTTCGCGCTATCAACCGGACGCGCTGCGCTATTTCATCGCGGTGGCGGGGCCGGAGAGCCAGGACGCGGAGTTCACCTGGGAGGAATTCGTCCGGCGGACCAATTCCGAGTTGGTCGCGGGCTGGGGCAACTTGGTCAACCGGACGGTCAACCTGATCCACAAGAACCTGGGTTCCATTCCGCCCGCGCCGACCGCTCCGGCGCCGGAGGACCAAGCCGTGCTGCGGGCCACCGAACTGGCCTTTGGCGAGGTGGGGCGCTTGATCCGGTCGCACCGCCAAAAGGCCGCGATCACCCAGGCGATGAAGACTGTGGGAGAGGTCAACAAGTACCTCGCGGACACGGCCCCGTGGAAGCTGGCCAAGGGGGATGACGCGGACCGCGCGCGTATGGCGGAGGTGCTGCATGTGGCCGCCCAATGCGTGTCGGACTGCAACACCATGTTGGCCCCGTTCCTGCCCCATTCGGCGCAGGATGTCGACGCGGCGCTGGGCTACAACCGGCCTTTCGGCGACAAGCCGTCCATCGAGGACGTGTCCGACCTGGACGATCCGTCGCGGTCTTACCCCATCATCACGGGCGACTACGGGCGGGAATCCGGCCGCCCGGCCCCCGCTTGGCGGCGTCAACCGCTGCCCCAGGGCCAGGCGGTCCCGCCCGCCCAGCCGATCTTCGTCAAACTTGATCCGGGAGTGGTGGCCGTTGAGAACGCCCGTCTGGCGGGCTTGGACGAATCGGCCGAACCGGGCGACCAGGCCGGGTAG
- a CDS encoding amidohydrolase family protein produces the protein MAAKFPRAVDATAPPAPDRVLTADRLFTGAATAHIQSGAVALTGGKVAWAGAASELPADYATWPRTDHGAATILPGLIETHAHLGSYSWAIQPQVADPALHATAWEVLSSVKIARQLASLGVTTVQSLGTRDYVDVALREAIRAGLVSGPRVVAAGPAISYSGGHGASAGWADSVTEILRQVRAHHQAGADAIKVMATGGFMSHATAPWNAQFTVPELRALVDDAHRLGKHVAAHAHGTEGIRRSVEAGIDYITHVTFVGKDGVTDFDPALADQIAERGIYVDGCAPPSYPPVPGETRTPRALQLYQHGAKLVTGHDIGAVYPASAYTSGLKQLEASGLPRAEVLIAATSRSAGAVGLAGVTGVLAPGYAADLIVVQGDPLADLGALDHVLEVVIEGRAFEREWVEPFQPEDSPESRSNAPGLPGDPRAALAERRRRAAAHPFPRA, from the coding sequence ATGGCTGCCAAATTCCCGCGCGCCGTTGACGCGACGGCGCCGCCCGCCCCGGACCGGGTGCTGACTGCGGACCGGCTCTTCACAGGCGCCGCGACGGCCCACATTCAGTCCGGTGCCGTCGCGCTGACCGGCGGAAAGGTGGCGTGGGCCGGCGCCGCGTCCGAACTCCCGGCGGACTACGCGACCTGGCCCCGCACCGACCACGGCGCCGCGACCATCCTGCCCGGCCTGATTGAGACCCACGCGCACCTGGGCTCCTATTCTTGGGCGATCCAGCCCCAGGTGGCGGACCCGGCGCTCCACGCCACGGCGTGGGAGGTCCTGTCCTCCGTCAAGATCGCCCGGCAACTCGCCTCCCTGGGCGTCACCACGGTGCAGTCTCTGGGCACCCGCGACTACGTGGACGTGGCCTTGCGGGAGGCGATCCGGGCCGGCCTGGTCTCCGGCCCCCGCGTGGTGGCCGCCGGACCAGCCATCAGCTACTCCGGCGGGCACGGGGCCAGCGCGGGCTGGGCGGACTCCGTCACCGAGATCCTCCGCCAGGTGCGGGCGCACCACCAAGCGGGCGCGGACGCCATCAAGGTGATGGCGACCGGCGGCTTCATGTCCCACGCCACCGCCCCGTGGAACGCCCAGTTCACGGTGCCAGAGCTGCGCGCCTTGGTGGATGACGCCCACCGGCTGGGCAAGCACGTCGCCGCCCACGCCCACGGCACGGAGGGAATCAGGCGGTCGGTTGAGGCCGGGATTGACTACATCACCCATGTCACCTTTGTCGGCAAGGACGGCGTGACGGACTTCGACCCGGCGTTGGCGGACCAGATCGCGGAGCGCGGCATCTACGTGGACGGTTGCGCCCCGCCGTCCTACCCGCCGGTGCCGGGCGAGACTCGCACGCCCCGCGCCCTGCAGTTGTACCAGCACGGCGCCAAGCTGGTGACCGGCCATGACATCGGGGCGGTCTACCCGGCCAGCGCCTACACGTCCGGCCTCAAACAACTGGAGGCTTCGGGGCTGCCGCGGGCCGAGGTCCTGATCGCCGCCACCTCCAGGTCGGCTGGCGCCGTCGGCTTGGCCGGGGTGACCGGCGTGCTGGCGCCCGGCTACGCGGCGGACTTGATCGTGGTCCAAGGCGACCCGCTGGCGGACTTGGGCGCCTTGGACCACGTTCTGGAGGTGGTGATCGAGGGGCGGGCCTTTGAACGCGAGTGGGTCGAGCCGTTCCAGCCGGAAGACTCACCCGAGTCCCGCTCTAACGCGCCGGGATTGCCGGGCGACCCACGGGCGGCTTTGGCCGAACGCCGCCGCCGCGCCGCCGCCCACCCGTTCCCGCGAGCCTGA